A DNA window from Bombus vancouverensis nearcticus chromosome 6, iyBomVanc1_principal, whole genome shotgun sequence contains the following coding sequences:
- the LOC117158029 gene encoding UBX domain-containing protein 7: protein MDQELIEKFIEVTGENEATARQYLSLADGNVQTAISLMFDGSQASESCAADPEPEVRPPILPVQEVLVPSGPICSLPRLSTNVFDRFRDFAVETQRQEEEMTRKVAGVKQISYCKSKRLEDLFRPPCGILFLGSFMEAREHAKSLNRWLLVNVQNPQEFSCQILNRDVWSNQQIQEIIKDHFVLWQVLSNTNDGSHYVHLYDVYEYPYLAVIDPRTGECMKTYNHITVDTLMFALNDMLSSHSSPECVSSNSIHSKKWNNCTATATEGSSTSNSSDCSSSSTTVKAFKHTIDNLNDSGNIDIKNDMTTIQSSSTSMSADTFGNITKKRRMTELDELNEKKQEIESSKDERSYELKSTLSKKTDSTSAIRLCLRLPNGKKETISMSATDTIEDFINTMKSMGYSSTDHTYLVPFPKTNIGALSPQIYLSDTILFPANTVFITKI, encoded by the exons ATGGATCAAGAATTGATTGAAAAATTTATAGAAGTGACGG GGGAGAATGAGGCAACAGCTCGCCAATACTTGTCATTAGCTGATGGAAATGTGCAAACTGCAATAAGTTTAATGTTTGATGGTAGTCAAGCATCTGAATCATGTGCGGCTGATCCGGAACCAGAAGTGAGACCTCCTATTTTACCTGTGCAAGAAGTATTAGTGCCATCTGGTCCAATATGTTCCCTTCCAAGATTATCGACTAATGTATTTGACAGATTTAGGGATTTTGCAGTAGAAACCC AACgacaagaagaagaaatgaCTCGGAAAGTAGCTGGTGTTAAACAAATATCCTACTGCAAATCAAAAAGATTGGAAGATTTATTTCGTCCACCATGTGGTATTCTCTTCCTGGGTTCCTTTATGGAAGCTCGTGAACACGCTAAATCATTAAACCGTTGGTTACTTGTAAATGTTCAAAATCCTCAAGAATTTTCTTGCCAAATCCTTAACAGAGATGTATGGTCTAATCAACAGATTCAAGAAATTATAAAGGATCATTTTGTTTTGTGGCAA GTTTTATCAAATACAAATGATGGAAGTCATTATGTGCATCTTTATGATGTATATGAATATCCTTATCTAGCAGTAATAGATCCTAGAACAGGAGAATGTATGAAAACTTACAATCATATTACAGTAGATACTTTAATGTTTGCATTAAATGATATGTTGAGCTCTCACTCATCACCAGAATGTGTATCAAGCAACTCAATTCATTCtaaaaaatggaataattgTACTGCCACAGCAACGGAAGGAAGTTCTACATCTAATTCATCA gattgtagtagtagtagtactaCTGTTAAAGCGTTTAAGCACACTATTGATAATTTAAATGATTCAG GTAATATAGATATTAAGAATGATATGACAACTATTCAAAGTTCAAGTACAAGTATGTCAGCTGATACATTTGGAAACATAACTAAAAAAAGAAGGATGACTGAATTGGACGAATTAAacgaaaagaaacaagaaatagAAAGTTCAAAG GACGAACGATCATACGAACTGAAGTCCACTCTGAGCAAGAAAACTG atAGTACATCTGCTATAAGACTTTGTCTAAGACTGCCAAATGGTAAGAAAGAAACAATATCAATGTCTGCTACAGATACTATAGAG GATTTCATAAATACTATGAAGAGTATGGGTTACTCATCAACCGATCATACTTATTTAGTGCCGTTTCCAAAAACAAATATTGGAGCACTTTCTccacaaatatatttatcggaTACGATTTTATTTCCAGCAAATACAGTATTTATAACAAAGATATAG
- the LOC117158028 gene encoding uncharacterized protein LOC117158028 — MEEYLTLILKQNEIRVKRIKLASKSRYFASLFSHNFSDSHSQEHVINYNIAQCTLQDFVDWVHNSTYVNIHYQPISLSLIKFMQDRHFTGLLDLLQLSALFIVDELTNDIVNIIALQWLSPQKVIDIWLLAKELNIKALEDMCMSVCLDRFEEIPEAMLVRLAADDIVQLLNNVNIRVSSESYLHHIRSEWIKYHGNSDIAHINQRRQLKFIRGTVIYETFEDDTRIGYLCTWDGNVLSKREQLKSIQYPDRWLFGMQVISRGFSVYTVGGNVGLGGTQFNNIISRYCLLSKQWYYESTLPVPRRHMIAVFLGNKLVIVGGVGRHRLKLYSVNILDIHTGIWKGGMHVPESFTNIPPHCVLDGKLYVLKSSVYIYYPTEDYWQTILIRDDDVIERIDAFLTCNTILLFEGDEDLDEMILTRIEITKDDSVCDRGECIKRPIEHKELRTYVVNIESSYGLQLRYLQSANIGIMMINNVNQQDGNQYLHVHTEENDDFVDYIFPRYSCFNIIDPRTLYNTA; from the exons ATGGAAGAATATTTAACCCTAATTCTTAAGCAAAACGAGATACGAGTGAAGAGAATAAAGCTTGCAAGTAAAAGTCGCTACTTTGCGTCTCTTTTTTCACACAATTTTAGTGATTCTCATAGCCAGGAACATGTTATTAATTACAACATTGCTCAATGTACTTTACAG GATTTTGTTGATTGGGTTCACAATAGCACATATGTAAATATTCATTATCAACCCATAAGTCTTTCTCTGATAAAGTTTATGCAAGATAGACATTTTACAGGGTTATTGGATTTGTTACAGTTGAGCGCATTGTTTATAGTTGATGAATTAACAAAtgatattgtaaatattatagCGTTACAGTGGTTGTCACCACAGAAAGTAATCGATATATGGTTATTAGCAAAAGAGTTAAACATAAAGGCATTAGAAGATATGTGTATGTCTGTCTGTTTAGATAGGTTTGAGGAAATCCCTGAAGCTATGCTTGTCAGATTAGCAGCAGATGATATTGTTCAGTTATTAAACAACGTTAATATAAGAGTTTCCTCAGAATCATATTTGCACCATATAAGAAGTGAATGGATAAAGTATCATGGG AATTCAGATATTGCGCATATCAATCAAAGAAGGCAACTTAAGTTTATAAGGGGAACAGTTATCTATGAAACATTTGAAGATGATACAAGGATTGGGTATTTGTGTACTTGGGACGGTAATGTTTTAAGTAAACGTGAACAATTAAAAAGTATTCAATATCCAGACAGATGGTTATTTGGGATGCAAGTTATTAGTAGAG GTTTCAGTGTGTATACAGTTGGAGGAAACGTAGGTTTAGGAGGCACGCAATTTAATAACATTATTTCACGTTATTGCCTTCTATCTAAACAATGGTATTATGAATCAACGTTGCCAGTTCCAAGAAGGCACATGATTGCTGTGTTTCTTGGCAACAAGTTGGTCATAGTTGGTGGTGTGGGAAGGCATAGATTAAAATTGTATTCAGTCAATATTCTTGATATTCACACAG GTATTTGGAAAGGAGGCATGCATGTTCCTGAGAGTTTTACCAATATTCCTCCTCATTGTGTTCTGGATGGAAAATTGTATGTGTTGAAATCATCcgtttatatttattatccCACAGAAGATTATTGGCAAACTATATTGATACGCGATGATGATGTTATTGAAAGAATAGACGCATTTCTTACATGTAACACAATCCTACTTTTTGAAG GAGATGAAGATTTAGACGAAATGATTCTTACGAGAATCGAGATTACAAAAGACGACTCTGTTTGTGACAGAGGAGAATGTATAAAACGACCTATAGAGCATAAGGAACTAAGGACGTATGTTGTGAATATAGAAAGTAGTTATGGGCTTCAGTTAAGATACCTGCAGTCCGCTAATATTGGTATAATGATGATAAATAATGTCAATCAACAAGATGGTAATCAATATTTGCATGTACACACGGAGGAGAACGACGACTTCGTAGATTATATTTTTCCACGATATAGTTGCTTTAATATCATAGATCCTCGTACTTTGTACAATACCGCgtaa